The genomic region TTTCTCAGGAGACGAGGACGGAGAACCTGACCTGAGTCTCGACCAGGACCAAGAAGATTCTAGTGTCACCACCCCAACCAAGAAGAAAGAGATAAAGgtaaagagagaaaatgtggCTGTGGTTTGAGGCACAGCTAAACATAACATCGAGCCGAGAAGAATTTATGACACGAAGAgtcaaaataatttaaaaagaagtCAAAACAATTTAAACCAAGAAGATTGGGggtagaaaaaaatacagagaaatgaGACTTAAGTGAAAGTAACGTAGCCATATATTTATGTACCAATATTTATCATTAGCCTTTTGACTTGCTTGCCTGCCCAGCTAATTAGATTAGCTGCTGGAATCAATGCTAACCTGGCAATCGTGCTAACCTGGCATTATATATAAACAACTGTTAGTTGTTTATATATCCAATTAAAGTTAGCAAATAACCAAAAAATTGACCTCATCATGCTTTTTAAAACAGATGACTCTGAGATTTTATACTAAGCTTTGCTAAACGAGAGAAGAAGTACAAGTATTCAATTTGAACAATTAAAACAATACTTAAGCATAGCAAtgaaccctttttaccagtacactagCATACCAGTGTGGAAATCGACTCGTAGGACGTTTTCAGTTTTAAGAaatcaggctgtgagtctgatataaaatgagtctgttggctttcagtgtgttttagaagtgtgattttccctctgttggataaccttacacagaattttactggttgaagatatattttagctgctttttagatgaacaagcacttagaGCAATTAgagcgtttttgtttttttggaacttttctgtgAAAATATCGCCTCTAGTAGGttaggaaaaaacagaaatactaataaaacactaaaaattcttaaagtcctgagtgtctactttcaaatgagcttcatattaaccaccactctGGAGTTCCTTCCTCCTTTATTGCCCATTCTtcatgtttgtttctttcttgcccttgttttttttttttttaaataattccctAAGCAGCCATACTGGAGTTTGTACTTTTTCCACTGTGTTCTATTGGACAAGTCAAGATGAGTTTATTTATATCCCACATTccttaaaacaaaataactatagaaggaaatataaaatataccaTATTTAGGttacaaataataagaaaagaaagtaCTTTGCAAATAGGATACTGtcagttataataataaatgaattattagcTCAGAGAGATTAAAAGGGAAATGAGAATGGTCAATAAATTGACGTTGTTTCTAATCAGTTTCCAGAATAGTCTTTAGTCCTGAAATCCAATTAACTATAGGATGTCAGAGCTGCGTGCTAGCTATGCTAACATTCTTTTAATCTCTATTTAATTACTAAAACAACGTGTGCTCCTAGATTACAGCCTGGAAGctgttaaaattaaaaacaaataacggACTAATCCAACCAGCTAGAACAGTATTTCAGGCTATTAGCAACGTGCTACAGGTACAACACGTTATGATGTCACTATGGCATTAAACTGCATACCACTATTTTGCATTCCAAACCTGACAATGAGGaacatttatgtatatttattacattacttTATGGAATCTTTGGTTCCTAGACTAATTCTTCACAATGCTACTCCTACACCCTGCTTTTCACGTCTCATCTTAGGtgatctctgtctttcttttgaCCCCATTTTGCTGACGAAAGGAGACTCATGATGCTAAACAGGAGGTATCATTCCCTACTGCAGTTATTCTGTGGCTCTGTTCATTCACATATCATCAGCGTTCGAAGAAACGTCCAGTTATCAACACGTGTAATTACATTCTGTGCTGCGGACGGTTCAGCGTTTGGCCCATTTATTACTCTGGCAGAAAAAATGAGCTTATGCTGTCACTCCAATGCTTGGATTAGCATTAAAGGTTTTATCAGCAAAACCTTTTTAAAGCAGTTCCCCCAATTTCTCATTAAAATGCATggcagaggaagagagggacTTCATTCTCTCGTTATTCACTTGTTTTTGTCATCTTAACACATTCACTAAGCACATCCTGTCCTCTTTGTCCTCCATTTCATTCTATCTGTCTTTGAatgctctttttctttttacttacTGCCTCAATCTGTGTGCTTCTCTTTATTCTGCCTCCACCTGGGACTTGTCAGTTGGACATGGAGTCAACTCCTCGACACAAACAGGAGGTAACTCTTAGTCCAGGGGTTTCATTGATCTGCTATTAAAATCTGTCTTAAGaccaatagattttttttacagtgtgaaTGCTTGCCAAACAGGGTTGACTGGCCAAGATAACTAtaactacagtggaacctcagcatacgaatgccctcccttaggAATTTTTGTTTTAAGAATTGAAAATTTGCCTCgtcatacaaagcatttttggcataccaACAAACTAAATGCTAGCTAAGTTGTATGTATGTccaggagccattcaaaacttgcttgcatcagtggaaagccaaccaaAGCAAGTTTAccaattttacaattttttttccatcagcaaaagctgtttcgaTAGAGCCAACCCACGATACTAAAATTACCTTTAGCatgcatgggtggtctgttctatttttagcccaagcttggtggcacgacgtcctgtgaggacccttgacctgGAATGCTCGGCTTGGCTCTTTGTAagcagtttacatacacttcgtatcggtaatattggtcatatttttgggcggccggaatggattatctgcatttacatttatctgcATTACATCAAAAATTTTCAACTTAGGAACTTgactccagaacgaattaaattcctatgccgaggttccactacTGAACTTAACAAATGGCGTTGTTGTGTATTACGGAAATAACAGAAGATGAAAATTGTGTTGCTTCTTAAGCAAAGAAAATCATAAATTTGGGCTGTTGAGGGGTGAAACAGAGAGGTGTCAGGAGATTGCAAATATGAATCATGATGTTCTGTGGCTGAGAGacccaaaaaaaccccaaaattgGGAGGaaggggtgccattactttctCCTCTGTTATTCAGAGCAATACTGGAAAAAATTGGACATCTGTAATCTTAAATACTACTTGTTGTAGAGGGATGTTAACAGTTTCATTACTATTTTACAATCTTTTCCTTGACTTTATCTTTTCCTTGAAGATCTTTTCCTCGGCTAATTGACTTAAGTGTCCAAGCTGTCTGTTTAGATCAGATCATTTGGCACTGGAAATTAACACAAGCTGtgaataagataaaaaaatataactgTGTAGTtaatttttgtcatttgtgGTCATCGACTTTTTTCTCTTCAATGACCAACAGTTTTTATCTATCGCGCTCCTGCTAAACCCTGACCAACCTTGACTCCTATGAAGCAGTGAAAATCCTCTTGTCTCATCTTTCTCACTCTGTAGTTTCTGGATAAATCAGAAGACATGCTGCTGAAGCACCAGGCGAGCATCAACGAGCTGAAGCGAGCCTTGAGGGAACCCAACAGCAAGCTGATGAATCGGGAAAAGCGTCTCTCAGCGACCTCACCGGGTGACACGCCCGAGAAGAAGGCTGTGAGTATGAGATAACGTTAGGGTTGAGTACTGGAGCTGAAAACCTGGATCGTTCATGTgtcctttcttttattttcgacaggttttatttttaaaatccagCAATGAAATGCATTGATGAAATTTGTCTAAATGGTGATGTGCATTACAgaattgtattttctttttgatAAAGGGTATTTTTTAAACtctttatatctatctatctatctatctatctatctatctatctatctatctatctatctatctatctatctatctatctatctatctatctatctatctatctatctatttatttgtttgtttgtttatttatttatttatttatttttattatttattcatttataggaataagcgggtatagacaatgggtggatggatggattaatttatttatttagttcgtttaattaacttttttttctcatgaaACCGCTTCTTAAAAATCTCATCTTTTTGGTCAAGGTGCTTTGTTTCACTTTGGGATATTTTGAGTCATTTTTCATTGGCTACTGCCAATGGCATgttctgctttttcttttttttacccctcatattattatttttttatgtcaaACCAGCCCTGAAAGCTTTTAAAATGAACTTGTTTTTCTCCTGAGAAAATTGTACCAGTCTTCTATTAAAGGACTACTCCAATGATAAacttcaaaaaaacaaacaaacaaaaaaaaacaacaaaagccaTGATTGAGCGTTTGGTACTCTTTAAAATAGCTGAagggtgtttttatttatttatttatttatttatttatttatttatttatttatttatttatttatttatttattttttaaataaatgcatgtttttagagtttgaaatgacaaaataataTTTTCCAATAGACTTCCTTGGGGCATGTTGAGTTCAGGAAAAACATTATAGACATCATGCTGTTTGGATATTTTGTGAATGATTGcttaacaaaaaaatctaacaatGAATCATTATGATATTATATGTTAACCGTTACCAAAACCTATCAGGTCCAACTTTCCTGCATTACTACACTGAAGGTTGTTTAAGGCTTCAGTTACAGAAATGACATGATAATGAGGAAGGAGGAGCTTTATATAAGCACGTATAAGGGAGTTTATCAAGAAAAAGTGGAAGAAGGTGAATCCCCCAGGTCAAACACAGAGAATAGAACTTTCCTGGTGTTGATGATAGCTGGTATTGTTGATGTGGAAAGTTCCAGACAAAGCCTTTGGACATCATTTGAGCACGTTGCCGGAAGTGAAAACTTATTCTACTACGTTTTGAAGGATTGTGAACTGACAGCCGATCAATATTATCTCCTTCAGCTATGATTTGAGAAATGGCAGTGCCTCCTTTCTTCAGAAATAATGTTGTCTGATGAAACTATCCTGGAGTCACTGGGtagcattgctgcctcacaCTACCAGTGTGCCTGGAGAGGTGGAATTTCTGCCAAAGTTCTCTGGGTTTCCTCTatgttttctggtttcctctaACCTTCCACTGGGATTGATAACTGGCAAtactaggtgtgtgtggtgtgtgcagtAGACTAGCATCCCATCCAAGTTGTATTCCTGGCTAGACTCAGGTAGACTCAGGTGTTTCCACCACCACCCTGATTAAGATGAAGATGAATGCATGATCCAATTCTCCAGAATGTTCTGATTGGAAGCAAAGTTGTATCTAAAATTATCTAAGTTCATTAACTGCACCATAGAATTAATGGTGAATTTTCATTACAAGCTGCAAAAACAGCGTCTCTGAAGCATCATTAAGGATTTTATGAACTTGAAAGACATCAGATTTTATTTGGCACTTTGGGGCAGTAAAAACATCTTACAGTTTTGTTGTTCTTGCCAAACACCCTAGTTATCTGCATGGGAAAGCACAGAGTTgtaaaaaatcccagattagTTATCAGGGCTTcacataaaatataatttatagtcCAATTTGTAATGAATTTTTCATTTCTGCGTCCGTGGTGTGATTGTAATCATTTCCTGTGGAAGACTTACAGCACTGATTTCTTGCCTTACCTCTAAACTCAAGCATttgacaaaaaaacacacttatttcacaaacatctgaatgatgaaaagtattaaaaagaGTGTTTAAATTGGAAAATTCCTTGGAATTAAGTTTAAACGTATCATGGTTAAATATCACAATCTTTAAAATGGTTATTTATTGAAATGGTTTCCAGTTCTGGCTTTGTAATTGGGTTCTGAAAGGCAAACAGTCGGTTTTAGGAGTCTACATAGAATTTTTAATGGTTCCGCCAGAAAAACAGATGATATTGAACACTTTAGCgatatttttttcctgattaaTCAGGAGTCTAAAATGCAGCTTCTTATAGTTCCAAATTTTAGTGAGTTCAGTCAGTTGTTGAAGGGCATTTGAAAGACATCTTATAATTAGTTTTGCATTAAAAGAACTGACTGCATCATACCTTCTGAAGACATATCATAATCCTTGCTTTGTCATGTTGATTAGCTGGCAAGATTAGCCTTAGCCATATGAGACTAAAAGAAACCCGTGGGACTTGAAGGGAACTGAATCTCATTGTGATCAAACTTCAGATTAGATTTTCTCCATTAAACGAGGCCCTTATTTATCACCTCACTAAATAGGATTGCACCAGATCACTCGCCTTTAAGCTTTAGGATATTGACTATTATCTACTGTGAGCCTCGATTTGTGTAATAGATTGTTAAACTTGTTCTGGAAATCACAAAGTTTTGGATCTTAGCCCTAAAAAATCTTCTGTGTAGCACTAAAACTAATTTGTGACTGGGAGTTTCTACTTGTTCCTAAGCCAAGAGAAAAGGCAGTGTTGACCCTGTTTCTACAGTGATTTCCTGAATTAAGCATTCAGACCTGcttttaacttaaaaaaaaaagtcataacaAATGTCTGTTTTAAAATGGGTTTCTCCTAAATCCTGCAGTTAGGATCTATAAGAGTTTTTCCTAGATACCTACAACTCAAAaacctcaaaaaaaaacaacaaaacattttattgcAATTTTTGTTCAAGTAAAATCAAAACAATTGATTTTTCTCAGGCACTATTAACACAAATGCTTCCTTCTAGCAACCTCTATGCTCTCTCTAGGGCAATCTTTGAAGGTTTTGAAGAACTCTACACCATAAACCATCAATCATCCAAAAACCCTCAAGGAGCCCATTTTTCTTAGAGTGTATATTATTTTGAATTGGTTCTGTGATGGAAACAGGATATCCAAGTATGTGTAGGTGTATTGACAGGAAAATTGTTATCTTTTTCTTGATAATGCTAACTCTAACAGTTGGTTGCCAGGATTTTTCCAATTAAGCCAACTGCCGGAATTTCGGTGTGTGCAAAACGTGTATTTTTCTCATAATTGTTTGTATGTTAGTGTTTACTTGGTTTCAGTGAAGTGTCTAACAGAGTCTCCTATTTTTGAATTAACCTTAAACTGTAAATGGAGCATAGTGAGATAGCGGTTAATTACTGTTCTTCGCTCTCTCCTGCTGGTCTCGGGCATGACCGTCAGGAGGCAATTGGAGCAGGTGGAAGGGAACCTATTAACAGCCTTTCAATGGAGGACTTCATCCAGAAGACATTGGTGATTTCGCCCGAGGTCGCTTTGCTTGCAAATATTTAACTCCTAATGAAATAAGCTTTAACTGCCATACTTACCTTACAAAACTTTATCTTCGCCTTCTTTTGACAGTAAAAGCTAACGATCTTCCATTTGTATCAACACATAGGGTTCTGAGGAGTGGGTGTTAATTGAAAAACAGAACACTTACCAACTTGACTATGAAATAGAAGAGAAAGATAAGAGCAAAGCCAATGTTTCTTCCCTGCCTTTGGTCGCTGAAGTACCTTTAGAACGAAGGATGATACATATTGAAGTAACTGGTGAAGATGGTAAAGAAATGCAGGTTCAGATGGACACTTTTCCATCTCCGAAGATACCAGCAAAGGATGAATCAAAGCATGGTATCGACCTGAGCGAAGAAATAGTACCAGAGGTGTTGATTGAACCAAAGACCACAGAAACCCAGGTGGACATATTACAAGAATCAAAAGAGGAATACACTTCAGACAAACCACATAAAGAAACGAGACCACAGAGTCTGAATTTGGGAAGACCAGAGTTTGTGTATGAAACTAAAACCGAGACATCAAACATACAGCAAGAGGAATCTGATGAAGACAATAATACATCCGGAAAAGAGGTGACGCCAACCAGGAAACCAGGAACTGAAAGCTGGTCCGAACCCCTGCCTGAGaagataaatgaacaaatgaaagaaaggcCACTAaatgaagagaaggagaaggagctCAACAAAGCCATGGAAGAAGATCAAGAGGTACCTGATCTGGACAAGACAGGGTTCGATGATGCCAAACAACAAGTAAGCGATCAACTAAAGGACGTGTTGGTTGAGGCAAAGAGCATTAATGTTGATGATCATCAAGATGCCTCTGACTCAATCAATGGTCCCATAAAAGATGAGGTTAAAAGAAGATCTGAGATCAAGTTTGAGGTTACCAAAATCATCATGATTGACAACAGTGAAAACGAAGAAGAGCCGGAGAACGAAAACAACCAGAGAATGGATGAATTTGTGCCTGAAAAAAAGATCAGCAATATTGAACAGGAGAGTCTTGAAGAGGTCCTGGCAGAAAAGGTGCAGAGAAGGACAAAGGTTGCAGGGCATGTTCGTACCGAAATAACAAGGATAGTCCCATTAAAACCAGAGAGGGCAAAGAGTCAAGAGTACAGAGATGACATAGATATAGGTGAAGAATCGAGACAGatgaaaagacattttaaaagaCATAGCATGTATGAATCTCTAGAAAGACAGTTTGACCCGAGCAGGTTTGATTCCAGAGACACAAGCTCTTCGTATACTCTATTTACTTCCAACAAAACCACCAGATCTCAAGAGGCACCACCTTTATCCATGGTGGAAGTAGAACATAACATCTTACAAACCAATGAGCAGCAATCAACCACATATACCGAGTGTCTGCTCACAGGAAACACTATCCAGGATGAACAGATGATCAAATATACCCCTAAATCAGGGTATGAAGGTCTTCCCCAGTCTGATGAAATGGCCATGGATGTTCAAATGTTCTCCCCCAAGAACCAAGCACTGCAAAAAAGTGGTCCTCCAACTCCTCCGGTCAAAACCAAGAAGGTCAGAGAGTCAGGACTGATCCTAAGAAACAGCCGTAATACCAGCAAAGAACCTGCAACGGAAGCTTTGAAGAAACAGCACGGGGTAACTCTGCTTGGCATCTTCTGTTTTCAGTCATTGGAACAAAGCATCGCATGAGCTTCCAGTTGACTCACACATTCCATCATGTTCCTTGCTATTGCTTGAAAGCTCGTTTAACTTCTCCACCAGTTTCTGTGAAGAGAGGGGTTGGAGAAGGCCACACCGGTTTAGTGTTTTTGTAACATTGCCTGCGCATGAGACCATTTGGAAGCCCTGACTCTCCCATTCAACCCAACACCTTTGCTTTCCCCTCTCTTCAACCATGAGCTTTGCTTTTTCCTTCCAACCCAATTTCTACAGCTCCCATTTGTTGAGTTGTTGCAAGGAAATCAAGGCTCTCACATACCGCTTTGGCTCTGAGGTACTCATGATTTCTCCatgctgtttgttttgctgAAGTCAGTGAGTTTCTGAAGTGGTTTCTTGAACAATTTGCATTGTGTTAATAACTCTATGACATTTTTGCTTGGAATTTCATAACATCCATGATGTTCCTGTTGGAAAACAGTAGTCCTAATTTATCACTAAGGTCTCTTAATTGCACCGGCtgaatctttaacatttttgaATTATAGAAACCCAAAATTTATGGCTAAGCAATCGGCCAGTCTCTGTAATGAAAACCATTGATCACAAGACCACTTTTCTCTTACAGCACATCATGTGATGATTGAACTCATAAAGAGAAATGTATGCTGCATGAGGTTTGCATCAAATATGTAACAGGCATTTGTAAATCTAAAAATGACTGTCATGAGACTCCTTGCCCTTCTCACTCCAACACAGAAcctgttatttatttcacactttGCTTGCACTTTGAGGtgcaaacagattttttttgggCTGTGAAACAAATAAAAGGAATTTGAATTAGGCCAAGATCAGacgcaaagaaaaaaaaaagatctacaGACACACTGGCACAAAAGAGTGTGTGGAGCCAGTGCTATGATAAGCATGTGAGAGCAACGTAATCTCACAATCTCTCACACTGTGATTGCCGAAAACAGTGTGGCTGCTGTCGAGCTTTGAATCACAAGGTTTTTGCTGTTGGTTTGTTTTGATTGCCCAAGGCAGGCCCTGAAATGGCCAACAAAAGCAGATGGTGTTTTCATGACAGTGATATAGgatgttattttttcccctctttttgaCCACTAGACAACACTGAGATCATGGCTGGAATGCAAAATGTTTTAATCTCAATCTAGAAAACCAAGCTTTGGAGAATTTAACAAGCCAAATGTAAACTGTGTTAATCAATTCAATGAAATGATTTGAATTCCAACTATTCCATGCACTCCATCCAGTCCTGTGCCAAAAGCTTTACCAGGTGCTTTACAAGTGCTTTTAAACAATCTGTCTTGCAGTATGCACTTTGTAAAGTGTCAAAAAAAAGTTCTCACTCGTTCCgtctttttttgcattaataGCACTAACTCAAAgatgctttctttctctttcctgctCTTACAGGAACCTCTTTCCACTCCTGCCATTTATGAGGAGACAATAGATGAAGTTAAGGTCTATTATATTCACTAACTCCATGGTTATTTGTGCATCTtagctgtttgtttttgcatggctttattcctcatacttatgtGAAAAATTCATAACATCAAAATGCTTCCACTCATCCCCAGTAATAAATCCTTCAATCCTGTTGGCTGTATCCATTTAATTTCCATTTCATGTTTAGATTGAGACCTCAAAGTTTTCAGTGTCTCCTCCAACAAGATAATTCATTTTACAGATAGCCTGAAAGACTAGAACCATTCAGATGGGACAGCCCTAAGGCTGGAAATTATTAAAACAGTTGAATACACAGTTAAAATAAGAAGTCTGAGACTAAACCAAAAATTAAGCATCCTAAACCTTAGAACTAGAACCAACCAAGAGGCAGAAAACCTGGAGTTAACAAAGAGTATGGTCCCTAAATAAGGCTTATCCAAAATAAAACCTTAAAGATTGAGACTAACCAAGAGGCGGTAACCTAAAAACCAAAAAAGTTAATGGACTAACCAGAAGGCAAGACCCTAAATACTAGGATTTGCCAAGATTTTGAGTTTTAAAGACTGAGACTAACCAATAGGCAAAACCATAAAAACTAGGACTAAGCAAACATTCCTTTAAGATTAAAATTAATCAGAGGGCAAGATCCTAAAAACTACGATTAGCCAAGAGTGAGAGCCTTAAATACTGAGACTAATTGCAAGTGTGTCCCTTAAAAATTAGGACTAGCCCAGAATTAGCGACCTAAGGACTGGAGTTAGAGATTTAGAACAAGGACATCACAATTGCTTCCACCTCCTCAGTATTTTGTTTATGTCACTCAAGTAAACAGTTGATTTTGTGGTTTGAAGTGGAACACAACCATTTCTTCTACTTTCCCAGTCTCTCATCCCCAGAGACCACAGAAGACTAACCACTAACCAAACATTACAGTCCTTTAGACTGGGATTAAGCAAGAGTTATAGCTTCATATCCTAGACCTAATCAGTATATTTAACCCTAAAAATAGCTAGAGATAGAGCCTTAAAGACCCCCAACATTTATAACCCTAAAAACTGGAACTAACCATGAGTTAAAGCGATGCATactagaacaaaaaacaaaaaactagaACTAAACATTGGAACAAAGTGAAAAACAGTGATATACGTAACTCTATATCATGACGACTGAATAAAGTTTGGACTTTTAGCATGCTATTGCTACATGGAAGAATATGATCCTGCTATGTTAGCTGAATTATAAGAACTGTCTCTTTCCCCAAGCCCCTTGTCACTTCAGTAATCTTGCTCCACACTTCCCCTTGTAAGTTGACTGACCAACCATTAAAGTTGCATGTTCAAATTCTAGAGAAACAGCACCACCTCTTCCATTCAGTCCTGTTCTCTAAACATCGGTGGAGTAACACTGCCTTTGCTGCTCCTGGTCTTTCTGTGTCCCACAGCGACGACCACTGTCCTCCAGCGAATACGAGTACGATCGCAACACAGCAGTGACTCTGAGGGAAGCCCACCTGGGCATTGAACGGAAGTGCTCCAGCATGACGGTCAGTTCTACTTCCAGCCTGGAGGCTGAGGCTGACTTCAGTGCGTTCATGGAGCTTCAGGGAGGAATGGAGGAGTCTTCCAGGGGCATGGCTGAGCTCGGTGTTTCAGAGGATTTCAGCATCACCCGTATCACAGGATCTCATGATGGGCTGCTCACAAAGGAGAAAGTACATGAAGAACGCGTCCACTATGAAGTGGAACCTGTAAGGAACCATTTCCGCTGATCTGTTTCCAGACACCAAGCTGTGGATCTACAGAACTCACAAATATGTCTTTCATCCTTTTTGTTGGacatttttattgtgtttggacattttcttttcaataatatcattgttttttttttatttattcatttcaggtCTTGagaatattcatttattatatatgtttatatggttcacttaatattttcacattttttgcatgaattctttgttttttgcttATTGGTTGGTTGCATCTTGGTTGCTATTATTTCCTGGTTCGTTGTTCATCTTGTTTCATCCATTCACTACATCAAGCATCTTCACACCATTCAGCCTTAAATCCAtgtgtaaaatgttaaaatttgcCAAGAAATTTTCATAGAACAGTGCTAAATATGACAAAACAACCATCATTAACCTCACTAGCTAGGAATCGAGGCAGGTTTGTGCTAGCTAGTTAGCACATATTTGTGCTAGGTAGCTAGGTAACACAATTTTAGTTGATGCATTAATAAtttcataacataacatatatatatgttgcaGGAaacagttagctagctagtttacCTCAGGAAAACTCATCTTTGGTGCTGCTTTCTCTAGTCAGCATGAGGGAACATGTCTGTTGTGAGAATATAATtcatatatttgttttgttctgtggtACTTTTCTGCCAGTTTGGTGTAGTTGCAGTCAGATGAACATAAATCATTGTTATTAAAACAGTGACAGAAgtaagtgcta from Hemibagrus wyckioides isolate EC202008001 linkage group LG21, SWU_Hwy_1.0, whole genome shotgun sequence harbors:
- the LOC131342293 gene encoding band 4.1-like protein 1 isoform X8; the encoded protein is MTTEKGPESEVKKAAEEPSQQKASAGRMSESSSDGKMAKQDQDGKRPDDQKDPDDESERTTPGKSPKSPQKSSKRVKTFPFKVTLLDSSDYEAGIEKHCKGQALLDMVCEHLNLLEKDYFGLTFSDSDSQKNWLDPSKEIKKQMRTSPWHFAFAVKFYPPDPSQLTEDITRYYLCLQLRDDILSGRLPCSFVTHALLGSYTVQAELGDYDQDEHGSDYVGDFRFAPNQTRELEERITELHRTYRGMTPAEAEMNFLENAKKLSMYGVDLHHAKDSEGIEIMLGVCANGLLIYRDRLRINRFAWPKILKISYKRSNFYIKIRPGEYEQFESTIGFKLNNHRAAKRLWKVCIEHHTFFRLVSPEPPPKGFLVMGSKFRYSGRTQAQTRQASSLIDRPAPHFERSTSKRHLLSRSLDGEFSRPLSTMLERQDAISQRSETQCFSGDEDGEPDLSLDQDQEDSSVTTPTKKKEIKETHDAKQELDMESTPRHKQEFLDKSEDMLLKHQASINELKRALREPNSKLMNREKRLSATSPGDTPEKKAEAIGAGGREPINSLSMEDFIQKTLVISPEGSEEWVLIEKQNTYQLDYEIEEKDKSKANVSSLPLVAEVPLERRMIHIEVTGEDGKEMQVQMDTFPSPKIPAKDESKHGIDLSEEIVPEVLIEPKTTETQVDILQESKEEYTSDKPHKETRPQSLNLGRPEFVYETKTETSNIQQEESDEDNNTSGKEVTPTRKPGTESWSEPLPEKINEQMKERPLNEEKEKELNKAMEEDQEVPDLDKTGFDDAKQQVSDQLKDVLVEAKSINVDDHQDASDSINGPIKDEVKRRSEIKFEVTKIIMIDNSENEEEPENENNQRMDEFVPEKKISNIEQESLEEVLAEKVQRRTKVAGHVRTEITRIVPLKPERAKSQEYRDDIDIGEESRQMKRHFKRHSMYESLERQFDPSRFDSRDTSSSYTLFTSNKTTRSQEAPPLSMVEVEHNILQTNEQQSTTYTECLLTGNTIQDEQMIKYTPKSGYEGLPQSDEMAMDVQMFSPKNQALQKSGPPTPPVKTKKVRESGLILRNSRNTSKEPATEALKKQHGEPLSTPAIYEETIDEVKRRPLSSSEYEYDRNTAVTLREAHLGIERKCSSMTVSSTSSLEAEADFSAFMELQGGMEESSRGMAELGVSEDFSITRITGSHDGLLTKEKVHEERVHYEVEPPPVAKKDPTAVSMAHMLRKGDSRVEPQSNGSGVPHITDIPDQMQKEIRLKEAKENGSPLKTASIGKEFIVSPISNENVTSTTTTQVTKTVKGGYSETRIEKRIIITGDDAVDQHQALAMAIQEAKHQHPDMLVTKAVVVRKTNASSKEKHRTSESSQTDSSD
- the LOC131342293 gene encoding band 4.1-like protein 1 isoform X4 — protein: MTTEKGPESEVKKAAEEPSQQKASAGRMSESSSDGKMAKQDQDGKRPDDQKDPDDESERTTPGKSPKSPQKSSKRVKTFPFKVTLLDSSDYEAGIEKHCKGQALLDMVCEHLNLLEKDYFGLTFSDSDSQKNWLDPSKEIKKQMRTSPWHFAFAVKFYPPDPSQLTEDITRYYLCLQLRDDILSGRLPCSFVTHALLGSYTVQAELGDYDQDEHGSDYVGDFRFAPNQTRELEERITELHRTYRGMTPAEAEMNFLENAKKLSMYGVDLHHAKDSEGIEIMLGVCANGLLIYRDRLRINRFAWPKILKISYKRSNFYIKIRPGEYEQFESTIGFKLNNHRAAKRLWKVCIEHHTFFRLVSPEPPPKGFLVMGSKFRYSGRTQAQTRQASSLIDRPAPHFERSTSKRHLLSRSLDGEFSRPLSTMLERQDAISQRSETQCFSGDEDGEPDLSLDQDQEDSSVTTPTKKKEIKETHDAKQELDMESTPRHKQEFLDKSEDMLLKHQASINELKRALREPNSKLMNREKRLSATSPGDTPEKKAEAIGAGGREPINSLSMEDFIQKTLVISPEGSEEWVLIEKQNTYQLDYEIEEKDKSKANVSSLPLVAEVPLERRMIHIEVTGEDGKEMQVQMDTFPSPKIPAKDESKHGIDLSEEIVPEVLIEPKTTETQVDILQESKEEYTSDKPHKETRPQSLNLGRPEFVYETKTETSNIQQEESDEDNNTSGKEVTPTRKPGTESWSEPLPEKINEQMKERPLNEEKEKELNKAMEEDQEVPDLDKTGFDDAKQQVSDQLKDVLVEAKSINVDDHQDASDSINGPIKDEVKRRSEIKFEVTKIIMIDNSENEEEPENENNQRMDEFVPEKKISNIEQESLEEVLAEKVQRRTKVAGHVRTEITRIVPLKPERAKSQEYRDDIDIGEESRQMKRHFKRHSMYESLERQFDPSRFDSRDTSSSYTLFTSNKTTRSQEAPPLSMVEVEHNILQTNEQQSTTYTECLLTGNTIQDEQMIKYTPKSGYEGLPQSDEMAMDVQMFSPKNQALQKSGPPTPPVKTKKVRESGLILRNSRNTSKEPATEALKKQHGEPLSTPAIYEETIDEVKRRPLSSSEYEYDRNTAVTLREAHLGIERKCSSMTVSSTSSLEAEADFSAFMELQGGMEESSRGMAELGVSEDFSITRITGSHDGLLTKEKVHEERVHYEVEPPPVAKKDPTAVSMAHMLRKGDSRVEPQSNGSGVPHITDIPDQQPVQEVGGSDVNCEETVVSDNDVIQPQEGDPMQKEIRLKEAKENGSPLKTASIGKEFIVSPISNENVTSTTTTQVTKTVKGGYSETRIEKRIIITGDDAVDQHQALAMAIQEAKHQHPDMLVTKAVVVRKTNASSKEKHRTSETR